From Micromonospora echinaurantiaca:
GGACACCGAGGATCACCTGGCCGAGCTGCTGCTCGGCACCGACCCGGAGACGCTGGCCGACCTGCGGGTCCGGGCGCTGGCGCCGCTGGCCGGGCTGCCAGCGGCCACCGCCGACCGGCTCGCCGAGACGCTGCGCTCCTGGCTGCTGCACCACGGCCGGCGTGACGACGTGGCGGCCGACCTCTTCGTGCACCCGCAGACGGTCCGCTACCGGATGGGCAAGCTGCGCGAGCTGTACGGCGACCGGCTCACCGACCCGGCCAGCGTCCTCGACCTCACCCTCGCCCTCGCCTACCCGATCAGCGCACCGCCTCCTTCGTGACGCCGGGCGACGGGAGCGGTGGCGACCGCGGAGGCGGGCCGGTCCCGGCCCGCCTCCGTCCGCTCAGGCCACGTGCTCCCGGTACCCGGCAATCGCCTCGTCCAGCACGACCCGGCCGGGCCGGGACCAGACCTCCTCGGCGAAAACCTCCACCTCGATCGGCCCGGTGTACCCGGCGGCGTCCACCGCCTCCCGGAAGCGCCGCAGCTCGACGCAGCCGGCGCCAGGCAGGCCCCGGCCGAGCAGCACCCCGGCGGGCAGCGGCGTGACCCAGTCGGCGACCTGGAAGCAGGCGATCCGCTCCGCCCGCCCGGCCCGGGCGATCTGCGCCCACACCTGGCCGTCCCACCACAGGTGGTACGTGTCCACCACGACACCCACCGCCTCCGGCGGGTACGGCTCGGCCAGGTCGAGCGCCTGGCCGAGGCTGGCGACCACGCACCGGTCGGAACAGAACATCGGATGCAGCGGCTCGACCGCGAGCCGTACGCCCGCGGCCAGCGCGTGCGGCACCAGCGCGCCGATCGCCTCGCCGACGTGCGCCCGGGCGGCGTCGAGATCCCGGCTGCCGGCCGGCAGCCCGCCGGAGACCAGCACCAGCACCGGCGCGCCGACGCCGGCCGCCTCGTCGATCGCCCGCCGGTTCTCGTCGAACCAGCCCGGCGCGTCGAAGAAGCCGCCGCGGCACAGCGAGGTGACGGTGAGGCCGGCGTCGCGGACCAGGGCGGCGGCCGCCTCGACGCCGAACCCGGACAGGTCCTCGCGCCACAGCCCGACGTTGTCGACGCCGGCGTCCACGCACCCGGCGACCAGGTCCGGCAGCGGCCAGCGGCGGGTGGTGGCCGAGTTCAGCGCGAACCGCTTCACTGCGCCACCCCCGCCGTGGTCAGGAACGCCCGCGCGCGGTGGGCGGCCAACTCGGCGTCGGGCAACAGACCGGCGGCGTCGGCGAGCCGCAGCAGCCGGGCCAGGTGCGCCGGCGACCGGCCCGACTGCAGGCCGCCGACCATGGTGAAGTGGTCCTGGTGGCCGGCCAGCCAGGCGAGGAAGACGATGCCGGTCTTGTAGTAGAAGGTCGGCGCACCGAACAGGTGCCGCGCCAGCGGCAACGTCGGGGCCAGCAGCCGGTCGTACCCGGCCAGGTCACCGGTGTCGAGGGCGCGCAGCGCGGCGGCGGCCGGCGGGGCGATGGCCGCCAGCACGCCGAGCAGCGCGTCGGAGTGGCCCTGCGCGTCGCCCCGGATCAGCGCCGGATAGTTGAAGTCGTCGCCGGTGTAGAGCCGCACCCCGGCCGGCAGGCGCCGGCGCAGCGCCACCTCGAACTCCTCGTCGAGCAGCGACAGCTTGATCCCGTCGACCTTGCCGGGGCAGCCGGCGATCAACGCCACCACGGTCTCCGCCGCGCCGGCCGGGTCGCCGTCGCCCCAGTAGCCGGCCAGCGCCGGGTCGAACGCCGGACCCAGCCAGTGCAGCACGACGGGACCGTCCGCGTCGTCGATCAGCCGGCCGTACACGTCGAGGTAGTCCTCGGCGGAGCGGGCCGCCGCGGCGAGGTGCCGGCTGCACATCAGCACCGGTCGGGCGCCGGCCTCCTGCACGTCGGCGAGCTGCTCGGCGTACGCCTTGCGGATCTCGTCGAGGGTGGCCGGGCCGGCCGGCAGTTGGTCGGTGGCGACGCCGGCGCAGATCGCGCCGCCCTCGGCCCGGGCCGCCGCCGCGGAGCGCCGCACCAGCTCCCGCGCCGTCGGGTAGTCCAGCCCCATCCCCCGCTGGGCGGTGTCCATCGCCTCGGCCACCCCGAACCCGTACGACCACAGGTGCCGGCGGAACGCCAGCGTCGCGTCCCAGTCGACGGCCGCGGGCGCGCCCGGCACGTTCTCGGCCCGCGGGTCGGCGACCACGTGCGCGGCGGCGTACGCCACCCGGCTGGTGAACGGCGCGCCCGGAGTGGCGTGCTCGCCGCCCGCCCCGGAGAGGGTGTACGCCCCGTCCGGCAGCCGCACCGTGGCGCTCATGCCGCCACTCCGCTTCGCTCCGTGCCGCCACGAGGCACCTTCGCGCTGAGCCCGATGATTCGCTCGCTCATGCCGGCACTCCGCTTCGCTCCGTGCCGCCATGAGGCACCTTCGCGCTGAACCCGATGATTCGCTCGCTCCGCTCGCTCATGCCGTCAGCCCCGGGATCTCCACCCGGCGGCCCTCCCGCGCGGACAGCAGGCCCAGCTCGGCGAGCTGCACGCCGCGCGCGCCGGACCACAGGTCCCAGCTGTACGGGGCGTCCTCGGCGACGTGCCGCAGGAACATCTCCCACTGCGTCTTGAAGCCGTTGTCGTACACCTCGTTGTCTGGCACCTCCTGCCACTGCGACCGGAAGTCGTCGGTGGACGGCAGGTCCGGGTTCCACACCGGCTTCGGGGTGCTGGCCCGGTGCTGCACCCGGCAGCGGCGCAGCCCGGCCACGGCGCTGCCCTCGGTGCCGTCGACCTGGAACTCGACCAGCTCGTCCCGGTCGACCCGGACCGCCCAGGACGAGTTGATCTGCGCGACGACGCCGCCGTCGAGTTCGAAGATGGCGTACGCGGCGTCGTCGGCGGTGGCGTCGTAGGGCTGGCCGTCCTCGTCCCAGCGGCGCGGGATGTGGGTGGTGACGTGCGCGGTGACCGCCCGCACCGGCCCGAAGACCTGCTCCAGCACGTAGTGCCAGTGCGGGAACATGTCGACCACGATGCCGCCGCCGTCGGCCGCCCGGTAGTTCCAGCTCGGGCGCTGCGCGGCCTGCCAGTCGCCCTCGAAGACCCAGTAGCCGAACTCGCCGCGCACCGACAGGATCCGGCCGAAGAACCCGCCGCGCACCAGCCGGTCGAGCTTGCGCAGGCCGGGCAGGAAGAGCTTGTCCTGCACGACGCCGTGCCGCACCCCGGCCGCGTCGGCGGCCCGGGCCAGCTCGACGGCGCCGTGCAGGGTGGTGGCCAGCGGCTTCTCGGTGTAGATGTGCTTGCCGGCCTCGATGGCCAGGCCGATGGCCTTCTCCCGCTCGCTGGTCACCTGGGCGTCGAAGTAGATAGCGGTGTCCGGGCGGGCGAGCGCCGCGGCGAGGTCGGTGGTCCAGTCGGTCAGCCCGTGCCGGTCCGCGACGTCGCGCAGCTTGGCCTCGTTGCGGCCGACCAGCACGAGTTCCGGCCAGAGCCGCCCGCCGCCGCGCAGCGGGACGCCGCCCTGCTCGCGGATCGCCAGCAGGGACCGAACCAGGTGCTGGCGGTAGCCCATCCGCCCGGTCACGCCGTTCATGACGATCCCTATCGGGATACGTGCCGTCATCGCCTCGCCCTCCAGGTAAGCGGGGTTCTCGCGCACCCGGCCGGGTGCCGCAGCTCGGGGTGCCCCGGCGGGGTACGGCGGCCGCGTCGCCGCCGCACCCCGCCGGTGCGGGTCAGGCCGGCGTGCCGGTCACCGTGAGGTGGCGCAGCCGGCCGACGTTGTCGAAGGAGCCGAAGCCGACCCGGCCGAAGCCGAACGTGGTGTCCTTCGCGGTCATCAGCGGGTCCTTGTGCCCGTCGACGTAGACCGCGATCTCCCCGGTGGCCGGCAGGTGCTTCACCCGCACCTTGTGCCAGTCGGCGTCGGTGATCGCCGGGTTGGCGCCGCGGGACCGCCCGTTCCACTGGTGGTCGATGCGTTCCCGGTCGGCGTTGTCGACCTTGAAGATGCCGTTGTGCGGGTAGATCGTGTGGTCGGTGGAGAGGTGGGCGTAGTAGAACTCGGTGTCCGACCGCCAGCCGAAGACGATGATGACGTCCCGGTTGGTGATCTCCACCGGCGTGTCCAGCCGTACCCGGGCCTCGACCTCGACCGACGACCAGGCCGGCCCGGCGGTCAGCACCGCGTACTCGAACGGCCGGCGCGGGCCGGGCCGGCTCTCCCCGGCCTCGGCGAGGATCACCTCGTCCTTGGTGAACTGCCACTTCGACGGGGTCACCGGCGCCCAGTTGTGCGCGCCGGCGGTCCGGCGCAGCCGGGTGTCGCCGACGTCGCCGGCGGCGAAGACCCGGGTGCCGGTAACCTTCCAGACCTTGCCGTTGGCCTTGGCCAGGATGTAGAGCTCGCCGGCGGCGTCGGTGCCGAAGCGCAGGTCGACCCGGTTGGGGTCGCCGGGCGCGCCGGGGCCGGAGAGGTCCTGCATCCGCACCGGGTTGCCGGCGGCGTCGAAGAGCGCGAGGCGGTGGATCGGGGCCAGGCCGGCACCCCGGCGCATCTTGTTCGCCTCGGTGTAGAGCACCCGGCCGTCGACCAGGTCGCCGAAGACGTACTTGCCGCGCAGCGCGGGCAGTTCCCTGCCCCGGTAGACGAACCCGCCGGCCACCGCGACCCCCACGTCCGAGGCGCAGTTCCAGCCGGGTGCCGGGTCGTGGTCGTACGCGGCGACCGGATAGGTGTAGCCGTGGTCGGCGTCGTCGGCAGGCAACGGCAGCAGCTTGTCGCAGGGGTTGGTCGCGGTCTTGTCGAAGACGTACGCGCCCTCCCGCTCGCTCCAGCCGAAGTTGTCACCGGCGCGCACCTCGTAGATCGCCTCGACGGCGTGCTCGCCGATGTGGCCCAGGTACATCCGGCCGGTGGCCCGGTCCCAGCTGAACCGGTGCGGGTCGCGGAAGCCGACCGCGTAGATCTCGCCGAGCGCGCCGGCCCGGCCGACGAACGGGTTGCTGGCCGGGATGCCGTACTGACCGTTGGCGGAGTCGCTGCCGCGCGGGTCGATGCGCAGCAGCTTGCCGTGCGGCATGGCCAGGTTCTGCGGGTCGGTGTTGCGCACCCCGAGGCCGCCGTCGCCGACGGCCAGGTACAGCAGCCCGTAGTCGCTGTCGTGGCGCTTCGCCGTGGGGTTGAAGTTGATCTCCTGGACGCCGTGGATCTGGCCGCCGAACCCGATCCGCAGGATCTCCCGGCGGCTGCCGGCGAAGGTGTCGGCGGCCGGGTCGGTCGCCGTCCACTCGGTGATCACCCCGTGGAACAGCGTGGTGGACTGGGCGTAGTCCGGGACCTCGGTGGTGGCCGACGCCTGTTCGGTGTGGATGGTGTAGAACCGGCCGTTGCTGCCGAACTCCGGGTGGAAGGCGACGTAGCCGAAGCCCTGGCCGAGCCCGCGGCCGGAGAAGAACTGCGGTGCGAAGGTCGCGGCCACGTCCAGGTAGACGTGCGGCACGCCGTCCTCGACCAGGTAGAGCTTGCCGTTGAGGTCGGGTACGGCCCGCCGGCCGGATCGGTCGGGCAACTCCATGATGGTGTTGATCCGGGCGGTGCGCATGAGCCGCTGGTCGGTCGGCGCGGGGGTGGGGAACGACTGCG
This genomic window contains:
- a CDS encoding DUF993 family protein; the encoded protein is MSATVRLPDGAYTLSGAGGEHATPGAPFTSRVAYAAAHVVADPRAENVPGAPAAVDWDATLAFRRHLWSYGFGVAEAMDTAQRGMGLDYPTARELVRRSAAAARAEGGAICAGVATDQLPAGPATLDEIRKAYAEQLADVQEAGARPVLMCSRHLAAAARSAEDYLDVYGRLIDDADGPVVLHWLGPAFDPALAGYWGDGDPAGAAETVVALIAGCPGKVDGIKLSLLDEEFEVALRRRLPAGVRLYTGDDFNYPALIRGDAQGHSDALLGVLAAIAPPAAAALRALDTGDLAGYDRLLAPTLPLARHLFGAPTFYYKTGIVFLAWLAGHQDHFTMVGGLQSGRSPAHLARLLRLADAAGLLPDAELAAHRARAFLTTAGVAQ
- a CDS encoding PQQ-dependent sugar dehydrogenase, whose product is MHSIGNIRRSALAAGLTAAALALSTLVAAPARAADPIDDPVTEMPTQSRLGLVLTEYASFPQSFPTPAPTDQRLMRTARINTIMELPDRSGRRAVPDLNGKLYLVEDGVPHVYLDVAATFAPQFFSGRGLGQGFGYVAFHPEFGSNGRFYTIHTEQASATTEVPDYAQSTTLFHGVITEWTATDPAADTFAGSRREILRIGFGGQIHGVQEINFNPTAKRHDSDYGLLYLAVGDGGLGVRNTDPQNLAMPHGKLLRIDPRGSDSANGQYGIPASNPFVGRAGALGEIYAVGFRDPHRFSWDRATGRMYLGHIGEHAVEAIYEVRAGDNFGWSEREGAYVFDKTATNPCDKLLPLPADDADHGYTYPVAAYDHDPAPGWNCASDVGVAVAGGFVYRGRELPALRGKYVFGDLVDGRVLYTEANKMRRGAGLAPIHRLALFDAAGNPVRMQDLSGPGAPGDPNRVDLRFGTDAAGELYILAKANGKVWKVTGTRVFAAGDVGDTRLRRTAGAHNWAPVTPSKWQFTKDEVILAEAGESRPGPRRPFEYAVLTAGPAWSSVEVEARVRLDTPVEITNRDVIIVFGWRSDTEFYYAHLSTDHTIYPHNGIFKVDNADRERIDHQWNGRSRGANPAITDADWHKVRVKHLPATGEIAVYVDGHKDPLMTAKDTTFGFGRVGFGSFDNVGRLRHLTVTGTPA
- a CDS encoding sugar phosphate isomerase/epimerase family protein, with translation MKRFALNSATTRRWPLPDLVAGCVDAGVDNVGLWREDLSGFGVEAAAALVRDAGLTVTSLCRGGFFDAPGWFDENRRAIDEAAGVGAPVLVLVSGGLPAGSRDLDAARAHVGEAIGALVPHALAAGVRLAVEPLHPMFCSDRCVVASLGQALDLAEPYPPEAVGVVVDTYHLWWDGQVWAQIARAGRAERIACFQVADWVTPLPAGVLLGRGLPGAGCVELRRFREAVDAAGYTGPIEVEVFAEEVWSRPGRVVLDEAIAGYREHVA
- a CDS encoding Gfo/Idh/MocA family protein, encoding MTARIPIGIVMNGVTGRMGYRQHLVRSLLAIREQGGVPLRGGGRLWPELVLVGRNEAKLRDVADRHGLTDWTTDLAAALARPDTAIYFDAQVTSEREKAIGLAIEAGKHIYTEKPLATTLHGAVELARAADAAGVRHGVVQDKLFLPGLRKLDRLVRGGFFGRILSVRGEFGYWVFEGDWQAAQRPSWNYRAADGGGIVVDMFPHWHYVLEQVFGPVRAVTAHVTTHIPRRWDEDGQPYDATADDAAYAIFELDGGVVAQINSSWAVRVDRDELVEFQVDGTEGSAVAGLRRCRVQHRASTPKPVWNPDLPSTDDFRSQWQEVPDNEVYDNGFKTQWEMFLRHVAEDAPYSWDLWSGARGVQLAELGLLSAREGRRVEIPGLTA